A genomic segment from Acyrthosiphon pisum isolate AL4f chromosome A3, pea_aphid_22Mar2018_4r6ur, whole genome shotgun sequence encodes:
- the LOC100164857 gene encoding chemosensory protein 1-like precursor, translating to MARSSSSVTMKVFVMAVCVCAALARPEEVKMENKPTVVKSETLAAPLPTTIVKRATPQVVSTQKDSSLPNVSEDVLDKALSDRRFVQRQLKCATGEGPCDPIGRKIKAHAPLVLRGMCVKCSQSEIKQIQRVMSHIQKNYPKEYTKMLKQYQSGF from the exons GTTTTCGTAATGGCCGTATGCGTGTGCGCCGCCCTCGCCCGTCCGGAAGAAGTGAAAATGGAAAACAAACCGACTGTGGTCAAATCTGAGACCTTGGCAGCACCACTTCCGACGACCATAGTGAAACGAGCTACTCCTCAGGTGGTCTCTACCCAAAAAGACTCTTCGCTTCCGAACGTCAGCGAGGACGTACTCGACAAGGCGCTCAGCGACAGGAGGTTCGTGCAAAGGCAACTCAAGTGCGCTACCGGCGAAGGACCGTGCGACCCCATTGGCCGAAAAATTAAAG CTCATGCACCGTTAGTGTTGAGAGGAATGTGCGTCAAGTGTTCGCAGTCGGAAATCAAACAGATTCAACGTGTCATGTCACATATACAGAAGAATTATCCGAAGGAGTACACTAAGATGCTGAAACAGTACCAGAGCGGTTTCTAA